The following proteins come from a genomic window of Hymenobacter canadensis:
- a CDS encoding tyrosine-type recombinase/integrase — MATIKPFIRNVNKNKVEQPLSVQWQHRGSKWVISTGLTVDPDNFIGGRALGKDAPRINAKLNEVISSLRAAQAQLTSFGIDLTVEAMKEAYEKAKEAFAPDHERTLTGIFERFIDMRRYSYSRSQVKILTCLNTCLHEYNPKLDVRLVDEAEMYRIQGFLIQRGLTNTSIQTYMTKVLMVLNCFAEELNLDGHFKRYKFNLPRRDDNVIYFERHEFEELVNLPLQKKAHLKIRDTLVLMCVTGLRYSDVFFNPATSIIGDEIVVVTQKTKQRLVIPITPIARQIIDRGLVKKCNYQYYRLIIRRITAMMPSLQYHETIVRFNGQNPVTTYKPKHELITAHTGRRTFINLCLEAGLPISKISAITGHKTLESFSIYADRKRNLAEQLAKVTIFG; from the coding sequence ATGGCAACCATCAAACCGTTCATTCGGAACGTAAACAAGAACAAAGTAGAGCAGCCGCTTTCCGTCCAGTGGCAGCATCGGGGCTCCAAGTGGGTGATCTCGACAGGGCTAACAGTAGACCCTGACAACTTTATAGGAGGAAGGGCACTAGGTAAGGATGCACCCCGGATTAATGCAAAGCTGAACGAGGTCATTTCATCGCTCAGAGCGGCGCAGGCTCAACTAACTAGCTTTGGTATTGATCTTACTGTCGAAGCTATGAAGGAGGCTTACGAGAAGGCCAAGGAGGCTTTTGCACCTGATCACGAGCGTACGCTTACTGGAATCTTTGAGCGGTTCATTGATATGCGGCGCTACTCTTATTCGCGCAGTCAGGTCAAGATTCTTACCTGCCTCAATACGTGTCTCCACGAATACAACCCTAAACTCGATGTGCGCCTTGTTGATGAAGCGGAGATGTACCGCATCCAGGGCTTCCTGATTCAGCGTGGGCTGACGAATACGAGCATCCAGACATACATGACCAAGGTGCTTATGGTCCTGAATTGCTTTGCTGAAGAGTTGAACCTAGACGGACACTTCAAGCGCTATAAGTTCAACCTGCCGCGGCGCGATGACAACGTGATTTACTTCGAGCGCCACGAGTTCGAGGAGCTGGTGAATCTACCGCTGCAGAAGAAGGCGCACCTGAAGATTCGTGACACGCTCGTACTGATGTGTGTGACCGGCTTACGCTACTCGGATGTATTCTTCAATCCGGCCACCAGCATCATCGGCGATGAAATAGTTGTGGTGACTCAGAAGACCAAGCAGCGGCTCGTGATTCCTATTACACCTATCGCTCGTCAGATCATTGATAGGGGCTTGGTCAAGAAGTGTAACTACCAATACTATCGCCTGATCATTCGTCGGATTACGGCCATGATGCCGAGCCTGCAGTACCACGAAACCATTGTTCGCTTCAACGGGCAAAACCCAGTAACGACATACAAGCCCAAGCATGAGCTTATCACGGCTCACACCGGCAGGCGGACATTCATCAACCTCTGTTTGGAGGCTGGTCTGCCGATATCGAAGATCTCCGCCATCACAGGTCACAAGACCCTTGAAAGCTTCAGCATCTATGCGGACCGTAAGCGTAACCTAGCAGAGCAGCTAGCCAAGGTGACGATCTTCGGGTAG
- a CDS encoding SIR2 family NAD-dependent protein deacylase has translation MDKESLFQSIKKEEVIIWAGAGFSRYAGYPMGGELAKTLYDTLVASERKQVDENSSLPKLADDYIALKKGNRSAITSELIKAFKKNPRSTQFHDLLAKLPHFKNIITTNYDTLFERAYGERAHPIVKGNHIAIGNKDSVNIFKIHGDLLFPESIIISDYDYRKFFNTQEDSLLWTVVKGLAANNVILFLGYGFEDPNIVAMFERIQDQLGDFTKGAYLVAPGIDELKKYKLESKGIIYIDSTGEEFIQELYDSIKKTIVFDTNDNNTCIDTAGKYLDGLGFKPILEAENGRFKIANLVGKDNRSVNYSVKFNIKNNESLVKKVRSITSGETIGRIELTYSDFSSLLFEIEGIHMPLDKDGKYVIASHPVRKGNFDVLFEECDHEFTDLHGSAFRSKNEYRFEVKYKSFDFTVTTIRDLPNAKKYTISYENNTVFKNTSEALAIEEFIKHVRLGGKVKLLFENESSFYGNLGKIPKLAKESHAYIRYINLLKLVEKTFNLRFSNFTYKDECSDSQTLADILNQVENRRKWTETIKVNLSDDTKRLHELVGKRNESQIIINEQVSRNFDMHGKTITVKYSSLVAILNPIVKYITKDQAFYVSSRTNKIIEKYVYPQTDFLETERNLDI, from the coding sequence ATGGACAAAGAGTCACTATTTCAATCCATTAAGAAAGAGGAAGTTATAATATGGGCAGGTGCTGGATTTTCCAGATATGCTGGTTACCCGATGGGCGGTGAGCTAGCCAAAACCCTCTATGATACTCTAGTCGCAAGTGAAAGGAAACAAGTTGACGAGAATTCCTCCCTCCCTAAACTAGCAGATGACTATATCGCGCTCAAGAAGGGAAATCGTAGTGCGATCACTTCTGAACTTATAAAAGCATTTAAAAAGAACCCTAGGTCAACCCAATTCCACGATTTGTTAGCCAAGCTTCCTCACTTTAAGAACATAATCACTACTAATTATGATACCCTTTTTGAACGTGCCTATGGAGAAAGGGCACATCCAATAGTAAAAGGAAATCATATAGCTATCGGGAACAAGGATTCTGTCAATATCTTTAAAATTCATGGCGACCTTCTATTTCCCGAATCAATAATTATATCCGATTACGATTACAGAAAGTTTTTCAACACACAAGAAGATAGTCTTCTATGGACTGTAGTGAAAGGATTAGCAGCCAATAACGTTATACTATTTCTTGGATATGGATTCGAAGATCCGAACATAGTAGCAATGTTTGAGAGGATTCAAGATCAATTAGGAGATTTTACAAAAGGAGCATACTTAGTCGCACCTGGCATTGATGAATTAAAGAAATATAAGCTCGAAAGCAAAGGAATTATTTATATAGATTCTACTGGTGAAGAATTTATTCAGGAACTTTATGACAGTATAAAAAAAACTATTGTTTTTGACACAAACGACAATAATACATGCATTGATACTGCAGGGAAATATCTAGATGGATTAGGATTCAAGCCTATTTTAGAGGCAGAAAATGGAAGATTTAAAATAGCTAATCTGGTAGGAAAAGACAACAGAAGCGTTAATTACTCTGTCAAGTTTAATATAAAAAACAACGAATCTCTTGTAAAGAAAGTAAGAAGCATCACTTCCGGTGAAACGATTGGAAGAATAGAGTTAACTTATAGTGACTTTTCAAGTCTGCTATTTGAAATTGAAGGAATACACATGCCTCTTGATAAAGACGGCAAATATGTTATTGCCTCTCATCCAGTCCGGAAAGGCAATTTTGATGTCTTATTCGAAGAATGCGATCACGAGTTCACTGATTTGCATGGATCGGCTTTTCGCTCAAAAAACGAATATAGATTTGAAGTAAAATATAAATCATTCGATTTTACCGTAACCACTATAAGAGACTTACCTAATGCAAAGAAGTATACAATATCTTATGAAAATAATACCGTATTTAAAAATACGTCAGAAGCGCTTGCAATTGAAGAATTTATAAAACACGTTAGATTGGGTGGAAAAGTAAAATTGCTCTTCGAAAACGAGTCCTCATTTTACGGCAACTTAGGCAAGATCCCTAAGTTAGCTAAGGAGTCTCACGCTTATATCAGATACATTAACCTTCTTAAATTAGTCGAAAAGACATTTAACTTAAGGTTTAGCAACTTCACTTATAAAGATGAATGCTCAGACTCTCAAACTCTGGCAGATATACTCAATCAAGTAGAAAATAGGAGAAAATGGACTGAAACAATAAAAGTCAACCTTTCAGACGATACTAAGAGGTTACATGAATTAGTGGGCAAAAGAAATGAATCACAGATAATTATCAACGAGCAAGTTTCTCGAAACTTTGATATGCATGGAAAAACAATAACAGTAAAATATTCATCCCTCGTAGCTATACTAAATCCTATAGTAAAGTATATCACGAAAGATCAAGCATTTTATGTATCAAGTAGAACAAATAAGATTATCGAAAAATATGTATACCCACAAACAGATTTTCTTGAAACCGAACGAAATCTAGACATTTAG
- a CDS encoding helix-turn-helix domain-containing protein, which produces MSTSPAIELSVTEQAQLQRLVRKGTAPARQLNRARILQFSHQGHAPDAIVILLGVSRATVYNIRRRYRQQGLAAALHEKPRSGQPRKVTPAVEATITSLACTDAPDGASRWSIRLLRGRLIELGVAVGEESVRQVLKKASSNPG; this is translated from the coding sequence ATGAGCACTTCCCCTGCTATCGAACTGTCAGTCACCGAGCAAGCGCAGCTGCAGCGGCTGGTGCGCAAAGGCACGGCCCCGGCCCGGCAACTGAACCGGGCACGCATCCTGCAATTCAGCCACCAGGGACACGCGCCCGATGCCATTGTCATCTTGCTGGGCGTGAGCCGGGCCACGGTGTACAACATACGCCGCCGCTACCGCCAGCAGGGGCTGGCCGCGGCCCTGCACGAGAAGCCCCGCAGCGGCCAGCCCCGCAAGGTGACGCCCGCCGTCGAGGCCACCATCACGTCGCTGGCCTGCACCGATGCCCCGGACGGCGCCTCGCGCTGGAGCATTCGGTTGCTGCGCGGACGCCTGATCGAGCTGGGCGTGGCCGTGGGCGAGGAATCGGTGCGGCAGGTTTTAAAAAAAGCCAGCTCAAACCCTGGCTGA
- a CDS encoding IS630 family transposase: MSQLDGEYLAKLEDVLELYAQPAHPGRARLCFDERPCQLLGDKLAALPARPGQVAKQDHEYVRHGTAVVLLAYDLDTGQRYAQVRARRTKADYADFVHHVLTTHYADVPRVDLVQDNLNTHAYGSFYAHLPAAQARALSRQVGFHFTPKHGSWLNMAELEFSALARQCLDRRIASLYELTQQVQAWATERNRRAVKVNWSFTVAKAEDKLQHWYEKVNPVNKPEPPLQTG; the protein is encoded by the coding sequence CTGAGCCAGCTCGACGGTGAGTACCTGGCCAAGTTGGAAGACGTGCTCGAGCTGTACGCGCAACCGGCCCACCCGGGGCGGGCACGTTTGTGCTTCGATGAGCGGCCCTGCCAGCTGCTGGGCGACAAGCTCGCCGCCTTGCCCGCCCGGCCGGGGCAGGTGGCCAAGCAGGACCACGAGTACGTGCGCCACGGCACGGCCGTGGTGCTGCTGGCCTACGACCTGGACACGGGCCAGCGCTACGCGCAGGTACGCGCCCGGCGCACCAAGGCTGATTACGCCGACTTTGTGCACCACGTGCTCACCACGCACTACGCCGACGTGCCGCGGGTGGACCTGGTGCAGGATAATTTGAATACGCACGCCTACGGCTCGTTTTATGCGCACCTGCCGGCGGCGCAGGCGCGGGCGCTGAGCCGGCAGGTGGGTTTTCATTTCACGCCCAAGCACGGCTCGTGGCTGAACATGGCCGAGCTGGAGTTTTCGGCCCTGGCCCGCCAGTGCCTCGACCGGCGCATCGCCTCCTTGTACGAGCTGACGCAGCAGGTACAGGCCTGGGCCACGGAGCGCAACCGGCGGGCCGTTAAGGTCAACTGGAGCTTTACCGTTGCCAAAGCCGAAGACAAACTGCAGCACTGGTACGAAAAAGTCAACCCGGTCAACAAGCCCGAACCGCCACTCCAGACCGGCTAA